Proteins encoded by one window of Monoglobus pectinilyticus:
- a CDS encoding S41 family peptidase: MKNFKRLLAAAIAASCLVLPFGGTVTADEPETAVSTAAPADQSQNGEFISDYVSQVIDYLSVYAKDGVNQLSLYKAGLLEILKQHPELYETVMSAILGSIDEHSVFYKSGEFEQFISQLEGAVGGIGITFNESNGNLIVGSVYENSPAAKAGILTGDILYSADGNNLLGVSIEVAQKYIRGQVGSPVTVGVLREGVDDVLYFTLTREEIGEKQSVAYKIVSAPDEQNEQNSAKVMYIKIYGFMDNTSDQFDAAVKEADSQNINNIIIDVRDNGGGYITQAVKVANYFVPNGNVIVTEDHKVDLFDITYKSNNERTQKNDVVVLVNEYSASASEILAAAIKENEVGVLIGTKTYGKGTVQSSVSLKDGEAMKYTAAYYLTPSGENIDKIGITPDAVVENGSVPFDYSGYEDFDYSRIYNPGDSDANISKAKKILNVWGRYNGNINDPYFDSELESAVAQFQNNQELFPYGVLDLTTQRELYNALQNTTVIVDNQLEAAFKHFGLKAEIIE; this comes from the coding sequence ATGAAAAATTTCAAAAGATTGTTAGCCGCTGCGATAGCGGCCTCCTGTTTGGTTCTCCCATTTGGCGGAACCGTAACGGCGGACGAGCCTGAAACAGCTGTTTCGACTGCGGCTCCTGCAGATCAGTCTCAAAACGGGGAATTTATATCTGATTACGTAAGTCAGGTTATAGACTATCTTTCTGTCTATGCTAAGGATGGTGTTAACCAGCTCTCATTATATAAAGCAGGACTGCTTGAGATATTAAAACAGCATCCGGAACTTTATGAAACCGTTATGAGCGCGATTTTAGGCTCAATAGATGAACATTCGGTCTTTTATAAAAGCGGAGAATTTGAACAGTTTATTTCACAGCTTGAAGGAGCTGTAGGCGGTATTGGAATAACATTTAATGAATCGAACGGAAACCTGATAGTAGGTTCAGTATATGAAAATTCTCCGGCAGCTAAAGCCGGAATCCTGACAGGAGACATACTCTACAGCGCTGACGGCAATAATCTTCTCGGCGTTAGCATAGAAGTTGCACAGAAATATATCAGAGGTCAGGTTGGATCCCCTGTGACCGTCGGAGTTTTACGTGAAGGTGTCGACGATGTTTTGTACTTCACTTTGACCAGAGAAGAAATCGGTGAGAAACAATCTGTGGCGTATAAAATTGTTTCCGCTCCCGATGAACAGAACGAACAGAATTCAGCTAAAGTTATGTATATAAAAATCTATGGTTTTATGGACAATACATCAGACCAGTTTGACGCTGCCGTTAAGGAGGCTGACAGTCAGAATATAAATAATATTATTATAGACGTCCGCGATAATGGTGGTGGTTATATAACCCAGGCGGTAAAAGTAGCAAACTACTTTGTTCCGAATGGAAACGTAATCGTTACTGAGGACCACAAAGTTGATCTTTTTGATATTACATACAAGTCTAACAATGAGAGAACTCAGAAAAATGACGTAGTTGTATTGGTAAATGAATACTCTGCCAGCGCCTCTGAAATTTTAGCGGCCGCAATAAAAGAAAATGAAGTTGGAGTTTTGATTGGAACAAAAACTTACGGTAAAGGGACAGTTCAGAGCAGCGTCTCATTAAAAGACGGCGAAGCTATGAAATATACTGCCGCATATTATCTGACGCCGAGCGGAGAAAATATTGATAAAATAGGAATAACGCCCGACGCCGTTGTTGAGAATGGTTCCGTGCCGTTTGATTATTCAGGTTACGAGGATTTTGATTACAGCAGAATATATAATCCCGGCGATAGCGATGCTAATATATCCAAAGCTAAAAAGATACTGAATGTCTGGGGCAGGTATAACGGAAACATCAATGACCCGTATTTTGACAGCGAACTCGAAAGCGCTGTAGCCCAGTTCCAAAACAATCAGGAGCTCTTCCCATATGGTGTGCTTGACTTAACAACACAAAGAGAGTTGTATAACGCGCTACAGAACACTACAGTAATTGTTGACAACCAGCTCGAAGCCGCATTCAAGCATTTTGGACTAAAAGCTGAAATTATTGAATAA
- the argS gene encoding arginine--tRNA ligase, giving the protein MSIIDGIKSEIIEKISAGYKEAVSNGSLPETDENIDISSLAKLEVPKDKSHGDFACNIAMVLAKQLKTAPRKIADAITSNIDKSGDIKDIEVAGAGFINFYLAPDWLYRTMESIEKEGSDYGKIDLGKGKKVMVEFVSANPTGPMHMGNARGGALGDCLASVLEYAGYDVTREFYINDAGNQIEKFGKSLSARYIQQLKGEDAIEFPEDGYQGGDITEHAKEFIKLYGDKYLDCGEDERKQALIDYALEKNISALKTDLEKYRINYDVWFRESLLHKNGEVTSAIERLRKNGYTYDEDGAVWLNCEKMGLEKNEVLVRQNGIPTYFAADIAYHINKLETRNFDLAINIWGADHHGHVARMKNALSAVGIDSGRLEIVLMQLVRLMQDGEIVRMSKRTGKAITLNDLLEDVSIDAARFFFNMRGAGSHLDFDLSLAKEQSNDNPVFYVQYAHARICGILRLLSEEGINVKPYAEIKPELLTDETELDLLKKLSDLPEEIRISAESLEPSKMTRYVMDLASAFHTFYNACRVNVEDEDLRDCRMKLIDCTRQVIAGVLNMLKITAPEKM; this is encoded by the coding sequence ATGAGTATCATAGACGGTATAAAAAGTGAAATAATCGAAAAAATCAGCGCAGGCTATAAAGAGGCCGTATCAAACGGCAGTTTGCCTGAAACCGATGAAAATATAGATATAAGCAGCCTTGCTAAACTTGAGGTGCCTAAGGACAAATCTCACGGAGATTTTGCCTGCAACATAGCCATGGTTTTGGCAAAACAGCTCAAAACCGCGCCTAGAAAAATTGCAGACGCTATAACCTCGAATATTGACAAGTCCGGAGATATAAAAGATATCGAGGTTGCAGGAGCCGGATTTATAAACTTTTACCTTGCCCCTGACTGGCTGTACAGAACTATGGAATCTATCGAAAAAGAAGGCAGTGATTACGGAAAGATTGATCTCGGCAAAGGCAAAAAGGTGATGGTCGAGTTTGTCAGCGCAAATCCTACAGGTCCTATGCACATGGGCAACGCCCGCGGCGGAGCTCTCGGTGACTGTTTGGCCTCCGTGCTTGAATACGCCGGATATGATGTAACGCGTGAATTTTATATAAACGACGCCGGCAACCAAATTGAAAAGTTCGGCAAGTCGCTCAGTGCCCGTTATATCCAGCAGTTAAAAGGCGAGGATGCAATTGAATTCCCTGAAGATGGTTATCAGGGCGGAGACATAACCGAACACGCAAAAGAGTTTATAAAGCTTTATGGAGACAAATACCTGGACTGCGGCGAAGATGAACGCAAGCAGGCTTTGATAGATTATGCGCTTGAAAAAAATATATCAGCACTCAAAACTGACTTGGAAAAATATAGAATCAATTATGACGTGTGGTTCAGAGAAAGCCTTCTTCACAAGAACGGCGAGGTAACGTCTGCAATTGAACGTCTGCGCAAAAACGGATATACTTATGATGAAGACGGCGCTGTTTGGCTGAACTGTGAAAAGATGGGACTGGAAAAGAATGAGGTTCTTGTCCGCCAAAACGGAATACCTACTTACTTTGCCGCAGATATTGCCTATCATATAAACAAACTTGAAACCAGAAATTTTGACCTTGCTATAAATATTTGGGGAGCCGACCATCACGGCCATGTTGCCAGAATGAAAAACGCGCTCTCAGCAGTAGGAATTGATTCCGGCAGACTGGAAATTGTGCTTATGCAGCTTGTCCGTCTTATGCAGGACGGAGAGATTGTCAGAATGTCTAAACGTACCGGAAAGGCAATAACTCTGAACGACCTCTTAGAAGACGTTAGCATTGACGCGGCTAGATTTTTCTTTAATATGCGAGGCGCCGGAAGCCATTTGGATTTTGACCTCAGCCTTGCAAAGGAACAAAGCAATGACAATCCGGTATTTTATGTTCAGTATGCGCACGCCAGGATTTGCGGAATACTGAGACTTCTGAGTGAAGAGGGAATTAACGTCAAACCTTACGCCGAAATAAAGCCCGAACTTTTAACTGATGAAACCGAGCTGGATTTATTAAAGAAGCTCAGCGATTTGCCTGAGGAGATAAGAATATCGGCTGAAAGTTTGGAGCCGTCAAAAATGACGCGTTATGTTATGGATTTGGCTTCCGCTTTCCACACGTTTTATAATGCCTGCCGTGTTAACGTTGAGGATGAAGACCTGCGTGACTGCAGAATGAAATTGATTGACTGCACAAGACAAGTTATTGCAGGGGTTCTGAATATGCTTAAGATTACTGCCCCTGAAAAAATGTAG
- a CDS encoding DUF1934 domain-containing protein, with product MENNAVISIRTNQELDGEQETIALDTVGKYAIRNNKIYIIYDESDMTGFEDTTTTIKVSDGNVSVRRSGRYTSKMNYLTGEKSLCLINTPYGQVGAAITTENINFDFGDNGGTLNMNYLLDADNQNFIKNNMTVTVRTDSVTESKSEIN from the coding sequence ATGGAAAACAATGCAGTTATATCCATACGCACAAACCAGGAGTTAGACGGTGAGCAGGAGACAATTGCTCTCGATACAGTCGGCAAGTATGCTATCAGAAACAATAAAATATATATAATTTATGATGAAAGCGACATGACCGGTTTTGAAGATACGACCACTACCATAAAAGTCAGCGACGGTAACGTGAGCGTTCGCAGAAGCGGACGTTATACTTCAAAAATGAATTATCTGACAGGTGAAAAAAGTCTCTGTCTGATAAATACGCCGTATGGACAAGTCGGCGCCGCAATAACTACCGAAAATATAAATTTTGACTTTGGCGATAACGGCGGAACTCTCAATATGAATTATCTTTTAGACGCCGACAACCAAAATTTTATAAAGAATAATATGACGGTTACAGTTAGAACAGACAGCGTCACGGAATCAAAATCTGAAATTAATTAG
- the murI gene encoding glutamate racemase, whose product MDNRPIGIFDSGLGGLTCVREVMKIMPNENIIYFGDTGRVPYGTRSSATIVKYVRQDINFLRKFDIKFIVIACGTASSAALPHITTEYDTDIIGVVEPASKLAVNATKNGRIGVLGTSGTINSGKYSEKIGNLNPEIKVISNACPMFVPVVENGYSDSKIARMLAEEYLDVMLKNDVDTIILGCTHYPLLKKTIQDVVGDGVTLIDSGAAAAGEAKRIMEMHRLLSGSNEIGGAKYYVSDTVHGFEELGSLFLSKKIEGDVAKIDIEKY is encoded by the coding sequence ATGGATAATAGACCAATAGGTATTTTTGACTCCGGTCTAGGAGGTCTTACATGTGTCCGCGAGGTCATGAAGATAATGCCGAATGAAAACATAATTTATTTCGGCGATACCGGAAGAGTTCCGTACGGCACAAGAAGCTCCGCTACTATAGTAAAATATGTGCGGCAAGACATAAATTTTTTAAGAAAATTTGATATAAAATTTATAGTCATAGCCTGCGGAACCGCCAGCAGCGCCGCCCTTCCGCATATCACAACAGAATACGACACCGATATTATCGGAGTGGTGGAACCTGCCTCAAAATTGGCAGTGAATGCTACCAAAAACGGACGCATTGGAGTTTTAGGCACCAGCGGAACAATAAACAGCGGAAAATATTCCGAAAAAATCGGGAACTTAAATCCCGAAATAAAAGTCATATCTAATGCTTGCCCTATGTTTGTTCCGGTGGTAGAAAATGGATATTCTGATTCTAAGATAGCGAGAATGCTTGCGGAGGAATATCTTGACGTTATGCTAAAGAATGATGTTGACACCATTATACTGGGCTGTACCCACTATCCTCTGCTGAAAAAGACAATACAAGATGTGGTTGGGGACGGCGTGACCTTGATTGATTCAGGCGCCGCTGCGGCCGGTGAGGCTAAGAGGATAATGGAAATGCACAGACTTCTGTCCGGCAGCAATGAGATTGGCGGTGCAAAATATTATGTCAGCGACACAGTTCACGGATTTGAAGAACTCGGAAGCCTTTTTCTCTCTAAAAAAATTGAGGGCGACGTTGCAAAAATTGATATAGAAAAATACTGA
- a CDS encoding D-alanine--D-alanine ligase family protein, protein MEKLNVCVIFGGVSSEHEISKISAATVIDSLDTAKYNIHKIFIDTEGNWIYFDKPTSEISTLPAGEYDKAIISPSRGDKGLLRFKNNGDIENIKTDVIIPVLHGKNGEDGTIQGLFEIAGIPYVGSGVLGSAVCMDKCVAKILFKEAGIPQADWITVRTSDISNDNWIKNVEEKLGFPCFIKPSNAGSSVGISKAHNREELIEGVNLAFEHDSKVLIEEFVAASEVESAVIGNTDPMVAENIGEIAPANEFYDFDAKYNDSSSKITIPANVTKDVEAKLKDYAIRAYKICECGGLSRVDFFVDKESGTVRLNEINTLPGFTSISMYPKMWEKSGVGNFKLLDNLINYALDKNNK, encoded by the coding sequence TTGGAAAAATTAAACGTATGCGTCATTTTCGGCGGCGTGTCAAGCGAACATGAAATCAGCAAGATATCCGCCGCTACGGTTATTGACTCTCTTGATACTGCCAAATATAATATACATAAGATTTTTATTGATACTGAAGGAAACTGGATTTATTTTGATAAACCAACGTCTGAAATATCCACTCTGCCGGCCGGAGAATATGACAAGGCCATCATTTCTCCATCGCGCGGCGATAAAGGGCTTTTAAGATTTAAAAATAATGGAGACATTGAAAATATAAAAACAGACGTTATTATCCCTGTTCTCCACGGCAAAAACGGCGAAGACGGAACGATACAGGGACTATTTGAAATTGCCGGCATCCCATATGTTGGCTCAGGAGTTCTAGGCAGCGCTGTATGTATGGACAAATGCGTGGCTAAAATTCTGTTTAAAGAAGCAGGGATACCCCAAGCAGACTGGATTACCGTCAGAACCTCGGATATTTCAAATGATAACTGGATAAAAAATGTTGAAGAAAAACTGGGCTTCCCTTGTTTTATAAAACCTTCAAACGCAGGCTCATCTGTGGGTATCAGCAAGGCGCATAACAGAGAAGAGCTTATCGAAGGTGTGAATCTCGCCTTTGAACATGACAGTAAAGTTCTAATTGAGGAATTCGTTGCCGCAAGCGAGGTTGAAAGCGCGGTCATAGGAAACACAGACCCTATGGTTGCCGAAAATATTGGTGAGATTGCTCCGGCTAATGAGTTTTATGATTTTGATGCTAAGTATAATGACAGCAGTTCCAAAATAACCATACCTGCCAATGTGACCAAAGACGTTGAAGCCAAACTCAAAGACTATGCGATAAGAGCGTATAAAATATGCGAATGCGGCGGTCTGTCTAGAGTTGACTTTTTTGTTGACAAAGAGAGCGGCACAGTCAGATTAAACGAAATAAACACTCTCCCAGGCTTTACCTCCATAAGTATGTACCCTAAAATGTGGGAAAAGAGCGGTGTCGGCAACTTTAAACTGCTTGACAACCTTATAAATTACGCCCTAGACAAAAACAATAAATAA
- the spoIIR gene encoding stage II sporulation protein R: MPKVNLMRVFGVICAAALVLVTAVSYISWQVNDIEDSVLRLHIVANSDSDEDQALKLKVRDEVVDRCGFLFENCVSAEQSIKTAADNIGFIKYVAEQVITENGYNYDADCQVTQCSFPTKQYERPGDSVVSLPRGEYNALNIKIGAAKGKNWWCVMYPPLCFVDGVASVPDETDELLKSQLTASEYELITESDRPEIKIKFKIAELLGGQQD, from the coding sequence ATGCCAAAAGTAAATTTGATGAGAGTATTCGGAGTTATCTGCGCTGCCGCGCTGGTTCTTGTCACAGCAGTTTCTTATATTTCGTGGCAGGTCAACGATATTGAGGATAGTGTGCTCAGATTACATATCGTTGCAAACAGTGACTCAGATGAGGATCAGGCGCTTAAACTTAAGGTTAGGGATGAAGTGGTGGACAGATGCGGATTTTTGTTTGAAAACTGTGTTTCCGCGGAACAGTCAATCAAAACCGCCGCTGATAATATAGGATTTATAAAATATGTTGCTGAGCAGGTCATAACCGAAAATGGTTATAATTATGATGCCGACTGTCAGGTTACGCAGTGTTCTTTTCCCACAAAACAATATGAGCGGCCGGGAGATAGTGTGGTATCACTTCCAAGAGGGGAATATAATGCGTTAAACATAAAAATAGGCGCCGCCAAAGGGAAAAATTGGTGGTGTGTTATGTATCCTCCGCTATGCTTTGTTGACGGGGTTGCAAGCGTTCCGGATGAGACGGACGAGCTTTTAAAATCCCAGCTGACTGCGTCTGAATATGAGCTGATAACCGAGTCAGACCGTCCGGAAATAAAAATAAAGTTTAAAATTGCGGAACTTTTAGGCGGACAGCAGGACTGA
- a CDS encoding GGDEF domain-containing protein — translation MKNIKYRLANLLGLNTDASLFEINHDEIQKTNLLFLQQISFTSGLIMLLLYLVSLVLPSIADLRMTYFMEFLVSAIIFVLTCVAFDALLPYSLVLTYFLTSVIMAYGAIAGIYQTPEGTATAFIVLISFLPMLIFDKQSHVLPFSVVLWLLFCGATFMLKDFKYSSFDILNSSAGLLMGILINAKIFKIRISGINSSRILARQTQVDELTGLPNYKKLLEDLSGKNDTRIAKSLCSLAIIDIDMFKEYNTKYGREMGDKCLRKIGNCMLKISDPGELIVYRYGGTSLVAVSLIHDYKGIQRVCQGLSVLIKGLNIEFQGTEEEKITVSCGYTDVVECECDEFEKLLDMAGEALQQARKDGGNCSVGYLQVKALKES, via the coding sequence ATGAAAAATATTAAATACAGACTGGCGAATTTGTTAGGTCTTAATACTGACGCGTCTTTGTTTGAAATAAATCATGATGAAATACAAAAAACAAACCTATTGTTTTTGCAGCAGATTTCTTTTACATCGGGTTTAATTATGCTGCTGCTTTATCTTGTTAGTTTAGTTTTGCCGTCTATAGCCGATTTGAGAATGACTTATTTTATGGAATTTTTAGTTTCGGCAATTATATTTGTTTTAACCTGCGTGGCTTTTGACGCACTGCTGCCGTATTCGCTTGTGCTGACATATTTTTTGACGTCGGTGATAATGGCGTATGGCGCGATAGCCGGGATTTATCAAACTCCGGAAGGCACTGCAACGGCTTTTATTGTTTTGATTTCGTTTTTGCCAATGCTTATATTTGATAAACAATCCCATGTTCTGCCTTTTTCGGTGGTTTTATGGCTGCTTTTCTGTGGTGCGACATTTATGCTTAAAGATTTTAAATATTCTTCATTTGATATATTGAATTCTTCCGCAGGACTTTTAATGGGTATCTTAATAAACGCTAAGATATTTAAAATAAGAATAAGCGGAATAAACAGCAGCAGGATTTTGGCAAGGCAGACACAGGTTGATGAACTCACGGGTCTGCCTAACTATAAAAAGCTGCTTGAGGATTTGTCGGGAAAGAACGATACGAGGATTGCAAAATCTCTCTGCAGTTTGGCTATTATTGATATAGATATGTTTAAAGAATACAATACAAAATATGGACGGGAAATGGGAGATAAATGTCTTAGAAAAATAGGTAATTGTATGCTGAAGATTTCTGACCCGGGTGAACTTATCGTCTACAGGTATGGCGGAACAAGTCTTGTTGCCGTCAGTCTCATACATGATTATAAGGGAATACAGCGGGTGTGCCAGGGCTTGTCCGTCCTTATAAAGGGTCTTAATATTGAGTTCCAGGGAACTGAGGAAGAAAAGATTACAGTAAGCTGCGGTTATACCGACGTTGTGGAATGCGAGTGCGACGAGTTTGAGAAGCTTCTGGACATGGCTGGCGAAGCTTTGCAGCAGGCTCGCAAAGACGGAGGAAACTGCAGCGTCGGCTACTTACAGGTAAAAGCGCTTAAGGAAAGTTAA
- a CDS encoding GGDEF domain-containing protein, with translation MKFKNLYTNEVYKEKQLLADNYEKVVDSNNDFTKVILKIGGFCFFMLFITSMFIPSYYNLRIVYFSVFLILAAFYLLIKLREKYVGIWSIYVVFTAAVVCFTLTGSFITPNDIGVMVLALLLTFPIIVLDKSIRIILTEFFFLVFYISMIYLHKAPSLVIDEIVNSIFSFVLGVTLGEYFRIVRLKNFELERQAHIRETTDVLTQLFNKRKLFDFFIEYENGVYKEPVTAMSILDIDDFKLYNDTYGHQTGDDCLRQIGLCLKKLEGIYHLTFYRYGGEEFVAVLHDPDIADISSVFEKINQAVRNLNISHSAVSKGVVTVSIGVVPIKYNCKPNFEQLLDNADKALYSAKRTGKDKTVIFCDDFNEPDIHGHYSKVHT, from the coding sequence ATGAAATTTAAAAACCTGTATACTAATGAGGTATATAAAGAAAAGCAATTGCTGGCTGATAATTATGAAAAAGTTGTTGATAGTAATAATGACTTTACAAAGGTTATACTTAAAATAGGCGGATTTTGCTTTTTTATGCTTTTTATTACGTCTATGTTTATACCATCATATTACAATCTGAGAATTGTATATTTTAGCGTATTTTTGATTTTAGCAGCTTTTTATCTTTTGATTAAACTTCGTGAGAAGTATGTTGGGATTTGGAGCATTTACGTCGTTTTCACAGCTGCGGTTGTATGTTTCACTCTAACAGGCTCTTTTATTACCCCAAATGATATTGGGGTTATGGTTTTGGCGCTTTTACTTACATTTCCTATTATTGTACTTGATAAATCAATTAGAATAATACTTACTGAGTTTTTTTTCTTGGTATTTTATATTAGCATGATTTATTTACATAAAGCGCCGTCGCTGGTTATTGATGAAATAGTTAATTCAATTTTTTCTTTTGTGTTAGGAGTTACCTTAGGTGAATATTTTAGAATCGTCAGACTAAAAAATTTTGAGCTTGAAAGGCAAGCTCATATTCGTGAAACGACAGATGTTCTTACACAGCTTTTTAATAAGCGTAAACTTTTTGATTTTTTTATTGAATATGAGAATGGTGTTTATAAAGAACCAGTTACAGCTATGTCGATACTGGATATTGATGACTTTAAACTATATAATGATACTTACGGACATCAGACCGGAGATGATTGCCTTAGACAAATCGGGTTATGTTTAAAAAAATTAGAAGGGATTTATCATTTAACTTTTTATCGATACGGAGGTGAAGAATTTGTAGCGGTTTTACATGATCCTGATATTGCGGATATAAGCAGTGTGTTCGAAAAAATAAATCAAGCCGTTCGGAATTTAAATATTTCACATTCTGCTGTAAGTAAAGGTGTTGTTACTGTTAGTATTGGAGTGGTACCTATAAAATATAATTGTAAACCAAATTTTGAGCAATTGCTTGATAATGCCGACAAAGCGTTGTATTCAGCAAAACGAACCGGAAAAGATAAGACTGTAATATTTTGTGATGATTTTAATGAACCTGATATTCATGGACATTACAGCAAAGTTCATACATAA
- the yfmF gene encoding EF-P 5-aminopentanol modification-associated protein YfmF, with translation MIQHIKNGVDFRLIPAQKFKTNVISVFFNIPLSKSTVTKAALLPSVMKRGTEKHKTMNEISKYLDELYSATLRAGIRSKGDGEVIYFTVEYIRDKFIGENLTQKIVDLLKEFIFCPLAGDDGFVEEYLNGEKENLKNAIEGLINDKKEYVEVKCREAMFGGEGYGMFEAGFAEELPNITSKNLYEFYKHIINDTKVDIFASGDFSDETVEMLKTELAGEFEPRDSGYVKTKIAVPEGKEINRIVEEIAVVQSKLCIGLKCGIEPTSKEYYALMLGGCIFGGSPFSKLFTNVREKLSLAYYASVRTERFKSTMFISSGIETDKYQAAYDEILVQFNKMKSGDITDSEVVNSKLYLTNGFNSMKDGLRTMEDYYLSQAIMDNKGEIDDLIEMTNKVTKEEIVEAFNKVEIDTVYFLKGCASDGGDE, from the coding sequence ATGATTCAGCATATTAAAAACGGTGTGGATTTCAGATTAATTCCGGCACAAAAGTTTAAAACAAATGTTATCAGTGTTTTCTTTAATATTCCGCTTTCAAAAAGCACGGTGACAAAAGCGGCTTTGCTGCCGTCTGTCATGAAAAGAGGAACAGAAAAGCACAAAACCATGAATGAGATATCAAAATACCTCGACGAATTGTACAGCGCAACTTTGCGTGCCGGTATCAGGAGCAAGGGCGACGGCGAGGTTATATACTTCACTGTTGAGTATATAAGGGATAAATTTATAGGTGAGAACCTGACACAAAAGATTGTGGACTTGCTGAAAGAATTTATATTCTGTCCGCTTGCAGGCGATGATGGTTTTGTTGAAGAGTATCTAAACGGAGAAAAAGAAAATTTAAAGAATGCTATTGAGGGGCTTATAAACGATAAAAAGGAATATGTTGAGGTTAAGTGCCGTGAAGCTATGTTCGGAGGCGAGGGTTACGGTATGTTTGAAGCCGGTTTTGCTGAAGAACTGCCGAATATTACCTCCAAAAACTTATATGAGTTTTATAAGCATATTATAAACGATACAAAAGTCGATATTTTTGCCAGCGGAGATTTTTCGGACGAAACTGTGGAAATGCTGAAGACGGAGCTCGCCGGAGAATTTGAGCCTAGAGATTCAGGCTATGTTAAGACTAAAATCGCTGTTCCGGAAGGAAAAGAAATAAACAGAATAGTTGAGGAAATAGCAGTTGTTCAGAGTAAGCTTTGTATTGGGTTAAAGTGTGGTATAGAACCTACAAGCAAAGAATATTATGCGCTTATGCTCGGCGGATGTATTTTCGGCGGCAGTCCGTTTTCAAAACTGTTTACCAACGTTCGTGAAAAATTGAGCCTTGCATATTATGCTTCTGTGAGAACAGAGAGGTTTAAGAGCACAATGTTTATCAGCAGCGGCATTGAAACTGACAAATATCAGGCGGCCTATGACGAGATACTGGTTCAGTTTAATAAAATGAAAAGCGGTGATATAACTGACAGCGAGGTAGTGAATTCAAAGCTGTATCTGACTAATGGTTTCAACTCCATGAAAGACGGTTTGAGAACAATGGAAGACTATTATTTATCTCAGGCGATTATGGATAATAAGGGCGAGATAGACGACCTGATAGAAATGACCAATAAGGTTACTAAAGAAGAAATTGTTGAAGCTTTCAACAAGGTAGAGATAGATACTGTGTATTTTCTTAAAGGCTGTGCAAGTGACGGAGGTGACGAATAA